The DNA segment AAGATGGTGATGTGGGAGGAGGAGGTGGACCGATCAGGTCAAAGAATGAGCTTcaggtgttcttttatttattttgttttttttttcaattttagatttaaatattaagTATTTGGTAACTTGATTGTGTAGCGATAAGTTGTGAACTCTATGGATTTAGACTCTTGTGTATTTGAGTTTGGTTTGTTCTGGGGAGAATATTTTGTGCCAGTTATTGTCATACAAGTTAAAAAGTGTAGACTTTGGGTAGTTTGGCCTTATATTTTTGAAGCTTTATTAGAGATTTGAATTGAAGGAAGTTAGAATATGAGAAATTTTGAAACGCTCTTGATGTTTGATGCAATACACCGAGGGTGAAGAAGGTTAATAACTGGAACTAATCTGAGTAACTAGAGGGCTTGGATCTGTGCTATTatgcaatttcattttgttctttttgggTATTGTTTTTGAATGGTGTTAACTTTTGCAGAATCTGCCTCCTGTTCCTCCCGTAGATGCGATTTTGGAACCACACCATCAAACGGTGCCAGTTGGAATTGTTATGTCGGTAAGCTTATGGAAACCTAGATGTTCCATTATTGATTGCAAATTTAGTTTCTTTAGTTGCTTAATTAAGTGTTTGTGTAATTGTGTGGATGTTAAGATAATAAGATGACTATAGGAATATAATAGAAAGGGTACTGATTAGTGTTGGAATTCTCATTGGACAGACTCTTGGTGCTCAAGTCATCGTGGAAGGAGTGGAGAAGCATGACCCTCTCAATGAGGGTTCTATTCTTTGGTTGACTGAAAGCCAAAAACCACTAGGTTTAATTGATGAAATTTTTGGACCAGTCAAGAACCCTTATTATGTTGTGAGATACAATTCTGAAAGTGAAGTCCCCACGGGGATCAATGAGGGAACCTTGATCTCCTTTGTTCCAGAATTTGCTGATCACGTGATTAATAACAAGGATCTCTATAGGAAAGGGTACGATGCATCTGGCGCAGATGATGAAGAGTTGTCTGATGAAATGGAGTTTTCAGATGATGAGAAAGAGGCTGAATACAAGAGAATGCAAAAACAGACAAAGAGGGGTGCAAACGATCAAAATCATGgcaagaaaaaaaacaacagaAAGAAATTTTCACCGAAAGATGTTGCTGCACCTTCTGCACCTTCTGCACCAGCTGCACCTTCTGTGCCAATGCTTCATCATGGAAATTGTCCTCCTTTTTCAAGCATTGCACAAGGTCATTTGGGTGGAACTACCCCACTTCCACCCTTAAACGCAGCTCCAAACTTTGCTACGAATGGAGTCTGGACAACTGGAACAACATTTCCACATCAGCAACAGTCTCCCATGCTTCCTAATGGATTTCCTACAAATGGCATGCCATGGTACCCACAAAATCCTCAAATTTCTCCTCAGTTTCCTATGCCAGGAATTCCATTTCAACAGCAATTACATCCCAATCAGGGATCTCTTCCCACAACTATGCTACCTGGGATGCAGCTCAATATGTTTGCTCAATCCCAATATGCAGCAGGACTTGCTGGTCAAAATCAAATCGCATTTGGGATGGGTTCACCCTTCCCACAGAGTCAGCCACCTATATTTGCTGCACAGCAGGGTTTTCCATCCACTGAATTGCGTTCAGAAAGAAACATGAATTTTCATTCTAATGGTGCCCCCTCTCAATTTCATTCGCGTCCAAATGCTAATCGTGGGAGAAAAACATTTCATGGTGCAGGTAGGAAAGGGTGGCGTCCACCCAAGTGAAggttgttattatttattttgtgctcTACTGCACACTGAACTAAATTTCTTGAGTTGGGCCATTTTGCAAGGAATGTACTACACCTGTAAATTTCTTGTAAGTCTCTCttgaattttgaaatgaatTCGGTTAGTTCCTGAAGTAGTTTTGTTCCTATATTGAAAGGCCTCATTTGTGCTTGAAAGTGTTATTATGAATTTGAGAAGCTCGGTGCTGATTATCTTGTTTATTTACTGAGTTGATTGA comes from the Glycine soja cultivar W05 chromosome 6, ASM419377v2, whole genome shotgun sequence genome and includes:
- the LOC114417244 gene encoding H/ACA ribonucleoprotein complex non-core subunit NAF1-like, yielding MASQHENGSIIDPNPFGVETVMASQHENGSEIDPNPTVVETAMACLHEKGSEIDPNPTGVEAHEAEAEKFGTLGCAVPIEEGLENITLVGPSLSVEENLVKDDSEIEIESESESENSESESSSSDSGSGSSSNSSSGSSSCSDSEDDDDDDVEVEEGEISDSDEEKMVSWSIVDEDGDEDGDVGGGGGPIRSKNELQNLPPVPPVDAILEPHHQTVPVGIVMSTLGAQVIVEGVEKHDPLNEGSILWLTESQKPLGLIDEIFGPVKNPYYVVRYNSESEVPTGINEGTLISFVPEFADHVINNKDLYRKGYDASGADDEELSDEMEFSDDEKEAEYKRMQKQTKRGANDQNHGKKKNNRKKFSPKDVAAPSAPSAPAAPSVPMLHHGNCPPFSSIAQGHLGGTTPLPPLNAAPNFATNGVWTTGTTFPHQQQSPMLPNGFPTNGMPWYPQNPQISPQFPMPGIPFQQQLHPNQGSLPTTMLPGMQLNMFAQSQYAAGLAGQNQIAFGMGSPFPQSQPPIFAAQQGFPSTELRSERNMNFHSNGAPSQFHSRPNANRGRKTFHGAGRKGWRPPK